A genomic segment from Streptomyces sp. NBC_01233 encodes:
- a CDS encoding MFS transporter — protein sequence MTRGAAVGPVGTSPAPGGLGWNRETATLVLLSFAMLIVSLDQYIVVVALPDIAADLGYSAQTLQSVISAYAVTSAGFLLFGGRAADLLGRRRILATGLALYAGAAFAGGLATGPGVLLAARAVQGLGGALVFPTTLAVINTTFVEGRARNRALGIWGGAGAAGLVIGVLLGGLLTQVFGWEAVFFVNVVLAGPALVLAFVVIPRDGEREKGRTFDLPGAISISLGVTLIVFALVQGPVSGWLSPGILVSAVAGLLLIGAFAVIERRSSDPLMPPRLLSHPNLITGVVIAFMFMATFGSVLYFLSLYFQEVLGYDALQTGAGFVVPTAVVVAGSTVAGRLVTRFGLRRTLAVALAVGALGAVALGLAISPTGTYAELVPGLVALGIGGGVVFTTMFIAAATGIPDRDQGIASGIASTGSGVGAAVGLAVLVLVSTAGLDGLSGEQLRIASAHGIRTALFVVAGGIAATFLVAMSRCPAAAEPVPAPVPYQTRRC from the coding sequence ATGACCAGGGGTGCTGCCGTGGGACCCGTAGGGACTTCGCCCGCGCCCGGCGGCCTCGGCTGGAACCGTGAGACGGCGACGCTGGTGCTGCTCTCGTTCGCGATGCTGATCGTTTCCCTCGACCAGTACATCGTGGTCGTGGCGCTTCCCGACATCGCCGCCGACCTCGGCTATTCGGCGCAGACGCTCCAGTCGGTCATCAGCGCCTACGCGGTGACCTCGGCCGGCTTCCTCCTGTTCGGCGGACGGGCCGCGGACCTGCTCGGACGACGTCGCATCCTGGCCACCGGCCTCGCGCTCTACGCCGGGGCGGCGTTCGCGGGAGGGCTCGCGACCGGACCGGGTGTACTCCTCGCCGCTCGCGCGGTCCAAGGTCTCGGCGGGGCCCTGGTCTTCCCCACCACCCTGGCCGTCATCAACACCACCTTCGTCGAAGGCCGTGCCCGCAACCGCGCCCTGGGGATCTGGGGAGGGGCAGGCGCGGCAGGACTCGTCATCGGTGTGCTGCTCGGCGGACTTCTGACGCAGGTGTTCGGCTGGGAAGCCGTCTTCTTCGTCAACGTCGTCCTGGCCGGCCCCGCGCTGGTCCTGGCGTTCGTGGTGATCCCCCGGGATGGCGAGCGCGAGAAGGGCCGCACGTTCGACCTGCCCGGTGCGATCAGCATTTCCCTCGGTGTCACACTCATCGTGTTCGCCCTCGTGCAGGGCCCCGTATCGGGCTGGCTTTCGCCGGGCATCCTGGTGAGCGCAGTTGCCGGCCTCCTGCTGATCGGAGCCTTCGCCGTCATCGAGCGGCGCAGCTCCGACCCGCTCATGCCGCCCCGGCTTCTCTCCCATCCCAACCTGATCACCGGCGTCGTCATCGCCTTCATGTTCATGGCGACCTTCGGCTCCGTGCTCTATTTCCTGTCCCTCTATTTCCAGGAGGTTCTGGGGTACGACGCCTTGCAGACCGGCGCCGGTTTCGTCGTCCCCACCGCAGTGGTGGTGGCCGGATCGACCGTTGCGGGCCGGCTCGTCACGCGGTTCGGTCTCAGGCGCACGCTGGCCGTCGCCCTCGCCGTCGGTGCGCTCGGTGCGGTCGCACTCGGCCTCGCGATCTCACCGACCGGCACGTACGCCGAACTCGTTCCCGGGCTCGTGGCACTCGGCATCGGCGGCGGCGTGGTCTTCACCACCATGTTCATCGCCGCCGCCACCGGCATCCCCGACCGGGACCAGGGCATCGCCTCGGGCATCGCCTCCACCGGCTCGGGCGTGGGTGCAGCCGTCGGTCTCGCCGTCCTCGTCCTGGTGTCGACTGCCGGCCTCGACGGCCTCTCCGGTGAACAGCTCCGAATCGCCAGCGCCCACGGGATCCGCACCGCCCTCTTCGTCGTGGCGGGCGGAATCGCCGCGACCTTCCTCGTCGCCATGAGCCGGTGCCCGGCCGCGGCCGAACCGGTACCCGCCCCTGTGCCGTACCAGACCCGTCGCTGCTGA
- a CDS encoding NAD(P)-dependent oxidoreductase, with translation MHIGVIGATGGIGSRVVTEALDRGHHVTAFSRDATRVDEDRSNVVWKSVDVLDAVAVAAVIPGLDVLISGFQPGNAARDIADTVALSIADPTVYATAARALLKALESHPRTRLIVIGGAGSLEIEPGVVRADSDELLHEALDAIGLPREYSAAVRGHRDALNVLRTSNRLWTYFSPAEDIAPGERTGRYRIGGDQPVLDADGRSRISMEDAAVALVDEAELPRFVQRRFTIGY, from the coding sequence ATGCATATCGGAGTCATCGGGGCCACGGGTGGCATCGGCAGTCGCGTCGTCACCGAAGCCCTCGACCGGGGGCACCACGTCACGGCCTTCAGCCGCGACGCCACGCGGGTCGACGAGGACCGGAGCAACGTCGTCTGGAAGAGCGTCGACGTCCTCGACGCCGTCGCCGTCGCCGCCGTCATACCCGGCCTCGACGTACTGATCAGCGGATTCCAGCCCGGCAACGCAGCCAGAGACATCGCCGACACCGTGGCCCTCTCGATCGCAGATCCCACGGTGTACGCCACTGCGGCGCGCGCACTCCTGAAGGCGCTGGAGAGCCACCCGCGGACCCGGCTCATCGTCATCGGAGGCGCCGGCAGCCTGGAGATCGAGCCCGGAGTCGTCCGGGCCGACTCCGACGAACTGCTGCACGAGGCCCTCGACGCGATCGGCCTGCCGAGGGAGTACTCCGCCGCGGTGCGCGGACACCGGGACGCCCTGAACGTCCTGCGCACCTCCAACCGGCTGTGGACGTATTTCAGCCCTGCGGAGGACATCGCGCCCGGTGAACGTACGGGCCGGTACCGGATCGGCGGCGATCAGCCGGTCCTCGACGCGGACGGGCGCAGCCGCATCTCCATGGAAGACGCCGCCGTCGCCCTCGTCGACGAGGCAGAGCTGCCGCGCTTCGTCCAACGCCGCTTCACCATCGGCTACTGA
- a CDS encoding GNAT family N-acetyltransferase: MTTDFIVRPARPADARTLAELRWAFKREDHEGQPPAPAGQLEEAERWIHDRLSGGHWLAWVAETEGEICGHVFLCLVERMPEPYEDNNPVGYVTNFFVLSSRRNNGAGSALLEALQQHARGAGLEGLIVWPSERSTPLYRRCGFQPPEELLELPLDT; the protein is encoded by the coding sequence ATGACCACAGATTTCATCGTGCGTCCGGCCCGACCCGCCGATGCCCGGACCTTGGCCGAACTGCGTTGGGCCTTCAAGCGGGAGGACCACGAAGGGCAACCACCGGCGCCTGCTGGGCAACTGGAAGAAGCCGAGCGCTGGATCCACGACCGGCTCAGCGGTGGGCATTGGCTGGCCTGGGTCGCGGAAACCGAAGGTGAAATCTGCGGTCACGTCTTCCTCTGCCTGGTGGAGCGGATGCCGGAGCCCTACGAGGACAACAACCCGGTCGGGTATGTCACGAACTTCTTCGTCCTGTCGTCACGACGGAACAACGGAGCCGGCTCGGCACTCCTCGAGGCACTGCAGCAGCATGCACGCGGCGCCGGCCTCGAGGGCTTGATCGTCTGGCCGTCAGAGCGCAGCACGCCGCTCTACCGGCGCTGCGGATTCCAGCCCCCGGAGGAGCTGTTGGAACTTCCACTCGACACCTGA
- a CDS encoding NUDIX hydrolase, with product MATDQHPDVVVGSGVDIPVPAEGELWAVGAVILDRHGRAFAQKRSPDRRLFPDCWDIVGGHVEPGETLLDALAREVGEETGWRLRRVRRLLGLTTWTGDDGHGVRHEADYLVEVDGDLDHPALEWSKHTAYDWFGPEELPRLKENRAPGEFLIHDLVVAALQDRPGTL from the coding sequence ATGGCAACAGACCAGCACCCGGATGTCGTCGTCGGCAGCGGTGTCGACATACCCGTCCCCGCGGAAGGCGAGCTGTGGGCCGTGGGCGCGGTGATTCTCGACCGGCACGGCCGGGCCTTCGCCCAGAAGCGCAGCCCGGACCGACGACTCTTCCCGGACTGCTGGGACATCGTGGGCGGACACGTCGAGCCCGGTGAGACCCTGCTGGACGCACTCGCACGGGAGGTCGGAGAAGAGACGGGTTGGCGTCTGCGCCGGGTGCGCCGCCTGCTCGGCCTCACCACTTGGACCGGCGACGACGGCCACGGGGTACGTCATGAGGCCGACTACCTCGTCGAAGTCGACGGCGACCTGGACCACCCCGCCCTGGAATGGTCCAAGCACACCGCATACGACTGGTTCGGCCCCGAAGAGCTGCCCCGCCTCAAAGAGAACCGCGCGCCCGGGGAGTTCCTCATCCACGATCTGGTCGTCGCGGCGCTGCAAGACCGCCCGGGCACGCTCTAG
- a CDS encoding actin-binding ADF family protein, translated as MSSRSTTVDDSCLGALQELKGRREINTVVYRLNEPLDTVVVESQANFTHEEMLESLPADEPRFVVYDLHFAAPDGSRRNDLVLILWMPDGAPPAHKLAYSSAYRLLQGLLDGIQVTVLATNVSDLAYNELASQAV; from the coding sequence GTGAGCAGCCGGAGTACCACCGTGGACGACAGCTGCCTGGGCGCCTTGCAGGAGCTGAAGGGCAGACGCGAGATCAACACGGTCGTCTACCGGCTGAACGAGCCCTTGGACACGGTGGTCGTCGAGAGCCAGGCGAACTTCACGCACGAGGAGATGCTGGAGTCGCTACCGGCCGACGAACCCAGGTTCGTCGTGTACGACCTGCACTTCGCCGCGCCGGACGGGTCCCGCAGGAACGACCTCGTGCTGATCCTCTGGATGCCCGACGGAGCGCCGCCGGCGCACAAGCTCGCGTACTCCTCCGCATATCGCCTCCTCCAGGGCCTCCTGGACGGAATCCAGGTCACCGTCCTGGCCACGAACGTGTCCGACCTGGCCTACAACGAGCTCGCGTCCCAGGCCGTCTGA
- a CDS encoding GNAT family N-acetyltransferase, giving the protein MTGLEHVSWPPAPIRTERLVLRESEARDRAAFIELFSSPEVGTYVGGPRPRDELERAVPAVPGRRPGFFVIDLGGAMIGMITLDRRDAERPGHVRPDGGEAELGYMFLPEAWGCGYAAEACAAALDWFAAALPGEPVVLCTQNANDRAMRLAAKLGFTEVERFEEYGAEQWFGVWSSVTSSG; this is encoded by the coding sequence ATGACTGGACTCGAACACGTTTCCTGGCCACCTGCCCCGATAAGGACCGAACGGCTCGTGCTCCGCGAGTCCGAGGCCCGAGACCGTGCGGCGTTCATCGAGCTGTTCTCATCGCCAGAGGTGGGCACCTACGTCGGCGGCCCGCGACCGCGTGATGAGCTGGAACGCGCGGTGCCCGCGGTTCCCGGGCGGCGCCCTGGCTTCTTCGTGATCGATCTCGGCGGAGCGATGATCGGCATGATCACGCTCGATCGGCGCGATGCAGAGCGTCCGGGTCACGTGCGTCCGGATGGCGGGGAGGCCGAGCTCGGTTACATGTTCCTGCCGGAGGCGTGGGGATGCGGGTACGCCGCCGAGGCGTGTGCGGCGGCGCTCGACTGGTTCGCCGCCGCGCTTCCGGGCGAGCCGGTGGTGCTCTGCACCCAGAACGCCAACGACCGCGCCATGCGCCTCGCGGCGAAGCTGGGGTTCACCGAGGTGGAGCGGTTCGAGGAGTACGGCGCCGAGCAGTGGTTCGGCGTGTGGTCCTCGGTCACGTCGTCCGGTTGA
- a CDS encoding CBS domain-containing protein, translating to MTRRVHEVMTKNPVTVEKLTSLAEAARVMRDADIGDVLVVDGGRLCGILTDRDLVVRAMAGNRDPGETTVQAVFSSAPVTVRPDDKVDHALDLMRRNALRRLPVQTQEGDLVGVVTLGDLAVEQDPGSALAAISAAEPDS from the coding sequence ATGACGCGACGCGTCCACGAGGTGATGACCAAGAATCCGGTGACCGTCGAAAAGCTGACCTCACTGGCGGAGGCGGCGCGGGTGATGCGGGACGCCGACATCGGAGACGTGCTCGTCGTCGACGGGGGCCGGCTGTGCGGCATCCTGACCGATCGGGATCTGGTCGTCCGCGCCATGGCCGGGAACAGGGATCCCGGCGAGACGACCGTGCAGGCCGTCTTCAGCAGTGCGCCGGTCACCGTCCGCCCCGACGACAAGGTCGACCATGCCCTCGATCTCATGCGCCGGAACGCGCTGCGTCGCCTGCCCGTGCAGACGCAGGAGGGTGACCTCGTCGGCGTCGTCACGCTGGGCGACCTCGCGGTCGAACAGGACCCGGGGTCGGCCCTCGCTGCGATCTCCGCAGCGGAGCCCGACAGCTGA
- a CDS encoding MOSC domain-containing protein — MYGVVTAVSSNGEYSFTKPNRDSITLLPGLGVEGDVHAGVTVKHRSRVAQDPTQPNRRQVHLIHEELFAEVGAEGFEVVPGDLGENITTRGIDLLGLPVGTLLHIGDDAVLEVTGLRNPCLQIDNFQDGLLKQVVGRDEAGNIVRKAGIMTIVKKGGAVRPGGTIRAELPSGPHRALERV, encoded by the coding sequence ATGTACGGAGTAGTGACGGCAGTCAGCAGCAACGGCGAGTACTCGTTCACCAAGCCGAACCGGGACAGCATCACGCTGCTCCCCGGCCTCGGCGTGGAGGGCGACGTGCATGCCGGCGTGACGGTCAAGCACCGGTCGCGCGTCGCGCAGGACCCCACCCAGCCGAACCGGCGCCAGGTCCACCTCATCCATGAAGAGCTCTTCGCCGAGGTCGGTGCAGAGGGATTCGAGGTGGTGCCGGGTGACCTCGGCGAGAACATCACCACCCGCGGGATCGATCTGCTCGGCCTGCCGGTCGGCACGCTGTTGCACATCGGCGACGACGCAGTGCTGGAGGTGACCGGCCTGCGCAATCCGTGCCTGCAGATAGACAACTTCCAGGACGGACTGCTGAAGCAGGTCGTCGGCCGCGACGAGGCCGGGAACATCGTGCGCAAGGCCGGAATCATGACCATCGTGAAGAAGGGCGGCGCGGTGCGCCCGGGCGGCACGATCAGAGCCGAGCTTCCCAGCGGGCCGCACCGGGCCCTGGAGCGGGTCTGA
- a CDS encoding VOC family protein: MISGAHVILYSPDAEADRAFLRDVLGFPGVDAGGGWLIFKLPPPRWPCTRPTVHRSTSSS, from the coding sequence ATGATCAGCGGTGCACATGTCATCCTCTACAGCCCGGACGCCGAGGCGGACCGCGCCTTTCTCCGCGACGTCCTCGGCTTTCCCGGCGTCGACGCGGGCGGCGGCTGGCTCATCTTCAAGCTGCCCCCGCCGAGGTGGCCGTGCACCCGACCGACGGTCCACCGCAGCACGAGTTCTTCCTGA
- a CDS encoding cytochrome P450, whose protein sequence is MSVLLTDSTLSLLTHGYAWAPDLRRAHHGAPVVSTHLFGRRAALLHGPAAVALFYDESHVQRHGALPSHVLDTLFGKGAVHTLDGPPHRVRKELFVSLLMSPGSISTLAETVERDWREAVTAWEGRTVVLFDEVATLLTRAVCDWVGLPVPDDAAREVAEDCVAMIDGFATAGPRRVRARHARHRQEQALAAAVADLRRLGPHPDGVFSPSRHASVAGSPLEAVALHRDEDGTLLDPHTAAVELLNIIRPTVAITWFAVFASHALHRYPGVRDQLRAGGRVQARAFAHEVRRFYPFVPFIGAVAVHDLVLTGHEIPAGTHLLLDVYGHHHDPDLWDRPYHFDPERFLGHEPGRDALIPQGGGDARTGHRCPGEDITVSLLAALAPALADLDFAVPRQDLAIPLSRIPPRPRSGFVIEVAHQPRSHGARRFQPQA, encoded by the coding sequence ATGTCCGTTCTGTTGACCGACAGCACCCTGTCCCTGCTCACCCACGGCTACGCGTGGGCCCCCGACCTGCGCCGGGCGCACCATGGTGCGCCCGTGGTCTCCACCCACCTGTTCGGCCGTCGCGCGGCACTGCTGCACGGGCCTGCGGCCGTCGCCCTGTTCTACGACGAGAGCCACGTCCAGCGGCACGGTGCCCTCCCCTCACACGTGCTCGACACCCTCTTCGGCAAGGGAGCGGTCCACACCCTGGACGGGCCGCCCCACCGGGTGCGCAAGGAGCTCTTCGTCTCCCTGCTGATGTCTCCGGGCTCCATCAGCACCCTGGCCGAGACCGTCGAGCGCGACTGGCGCGAAGCGGTGACGGCCTGGGAAGGGCGCACGGTGGTCCTCTTCGACGAGGTGGCCACGCTGCTCACACGGGCGGTCTGCGACTGGGTGGGTCTGCCGGTCCCGGACGACGCGGCCCGGGAGGTCGCCGAGGACTGCGTCGCCATGATCGACGGCTTCGCCACGGCCGGACCCCGCCGCGTACGGGCCCGGCACGCCCGGCACCGCCAGGAGCAGGCCCTCGCGGCGGCCGTGGCCGACCTCCGCAGACTCGGACCGCACCCGGACGGCGTCTTCTCCCCGTCCCGGCACGCATCAGTGGCGGGGAGCCCCCTGGAGGCGGTCGCACTCCACCGCGACGAGGACGGCACTCTGCTCGATCCGCACACGGCAGCCGTCGAACTGTTGAACATCATCCGCCCCACCGTCGCGATCACGTGGTTCGCCGTCTTCGCCTCCCACGCCCTCCACCGCTATCCCGGTGTGCGCGACCAGCTGCGTGCCGGTGGCCGCGTCCAGGCCCGCGCGTTCGCCCACGAGGTCCGCCGTTTCTACCCGTTCGTGCCCTTCATCGGAGCTGTCGCCGTTCACGACCTCGTCCTGACCGGTCACGAGATCCCCGCCGGGACCCACCTCCTCCTCGACGTGTACGGGCACCATCACGACCCGGACCTGTGGGACCGGCCCTACCACTTCGACCCCGAACGCTTCCTCGGTCACGAGCCCGGCCGCGACGCGCTCATCCCGCAGGGCGGCGGCGACGCACGCACCGGCCACCGCTGCCCCGGCGAGGACATCACCGTTTCCCTGCTGGCCGCGCTTGCGCCGGCCCTGGCCGATCTGGACTTCGCCGTACCCCGGCAGGACCTGGCCATCCCGCTGAGCCGGATCCCGCCCCGGCCCCGCAGCGGATTCGTCATCGAAGTCGCACACCAGCCGAGGAGCCACGGCGCCCGGCGGTTCCAGCCCCAGGCGTGA
- a CDS encoding oxygenase MpaB family protein — protein MGRWRTVFTAARAFAGARERARARLGEALFLRVAGPSGPATRNRIHLTPGPRWFGPDHPVRRVHADAALFVGGISALLLQSLHPLAMAAVARHSAYREDPWGRLQSISTFLAVTTFGTAEDAQRAVDRVIAVHRTVSGQAPGGEPYTATDPALLEWVHDAELSCFLRSHQRYGSRPLSGPDQDAYVAGMALVGAALGVTDPPRTAAELAARIDDHRPQLRGTPEAREAARFILRHPPLPWTLRLPYAALAAGAVVLLPDWARAELGLPRRFPLERWWVRPVARAAVRLVRWSLPPAPVPAWAAGPVPDDAPAA, from the coding sequence ATGGGCCGGTGGAGGACGGTTTTCACAGCTGCCCGTGCGTTCGCGGGCGCCCGTGAACGTGCCCGTGCGCGGCTGGGCGAGGCTCTCTTCCTGCGGGTGGCCGGGCCCTCGGGGCCCGCCACCCGGAACCGCATCCACCTCACACCCGGTCCGCGCTGGTTCGGGCCGGACCACCCCGTGCGGCGGGTCCACGCCGACGCGGCCCTGTTCGTCGGCGGGATCAGCGCCCTGCTGCTGCAGTCCCTGCACCCTCTGGCGATGGCCGCAGTGGCCCGGCACTCCGCGTACCGGGAAGACCCCTGGGGCAGGCTGCAGAGCATCAGCACCTTCCTCGCCGTCACCACCTTCGGCACGGCGGAGGACGCGCAACGGGCGGTCGACCGGGTCATCGCGGTGCACAGGACGGTCAGCGGGCAGGCTCCCGGAGGCGAGCCGTACACGGCCACGGACCCCGCCCTCCTGGAATGGGTGCACGACGCCGAGCTGAGCTGCTTCCTCCGCTCCCACCAGCGCTACGGCTCCCGCCCGCTGAGCGGCCCGGACCAGGACGCGTACGTGGCGGGCATGGCGCTGGTCGGGGCGGCGCTGGGTGTCACCGACCCGCCACGCACCGCTGCGGAACTCGCCGCCCGCATCGACGACCACCGGCCGCAGCTGCGCGGCACCCCCGAGGCCAGGGAGGCGGCCCGCTTCATCCTCCGCCACCCGCCGCTGCCGTGGACGCTGCGCCTGCCGTACGCGGCCCTGGCCGCGGGTGCGGTCGTCCTCCTGCCGGACTGGGCCCGGGCGGAGCTGGGGCTGCCCCGGCGATTCCCGCTGGAGCGGTGGTGGGTCCGGCCCGTGGCCCGCGCAGCGGTCCGGCTGGTTCGGTGGTCCCTGCCTCCGGCGCCGGTGCCGGCCTGGGCCGCCGGCCCCGTGCCCGACGACGCGCCGGCCGCCTGA
- a CDS encoding TetR/AcrR family transcriptional regulator: MAGDQERPLRADAARNRARLLDVATEVFTTRGVSVPTEEIARTAGVGVGTLFRHFPTKEALLEAVMVRRLEEMAARTAQLAAEAGPAEAFFACFRLVVEQSEGKSEFTRALAAAGVDVHASLQEPTMEIQARLADLLTGAQRAGAVRPELGLPEFIALLAGTGRALEQLGTDPEPRERIFDVVFDGLRPR; the protein is encoded by the coding sequence ATGGCTGGCGATCAGGAGCGCCCACTGAGGGCGGACGCGGCACGCAACCGGGCCAGGCTGCTGGATGTCGCCACGGAGGTGTTCACCACCCGCGGTGTCAGCGTGCCGACCGAGGAGATCGCGCGAACCGCCGGGGTCGGAGTCGGCACGCTCTTCAGGCATTTCCCGACCAAGGAGGCACTGCTGGAGGCGGTGATGGTCCGCAGGCTGGAGGAGATGGCGGCCCGGACCGCGCAGCTGGCCGCCGAGGCCGGACCGGCCGAGGCCTTCTTCGCCTGCTTCCGCCTGGTGGTGGAACAGTCCGAGGGCAAGAGCGAGTTCACCCGGGCTCTCGCTGCGGCCGGGGTGGACGTGCACGCGTCGCTGCAGGAGCCGACCATGGAGATCCAGGCCCGGCTGGCCGATCTGCTGACCGGCGCGCAACGGGCGGGAGCGGTCCGCCCGGAGCTGGGCCTGCCGGAGTTCATCGCCCTCCTGGCCGGCACCGGCAGGGCCCTGGAACAGCTCGGAACGGATCCCGAGCCCCGGGAGCGGATCTTCGACGTCGTCTTCGACGGGCTGCGGCCGCGCTGA
- a CDS encoding acyltransferase family protein has translation MNLIPPRTQRTAAPPAAAPGARLGWLDALRGIAALIVALHHFDVLRMLPFGGVIWRNFDMGLFGVMLFFIVSGYIIPASLERRGDVRGFWIGRIFRIYPALIAAFVLSIMMLPAGDGSVALLRTGDDLASLVANGLMLQDLLGVINGMNVTWTLCYEMVFYFFVTALFTRGLHRHSGPIAVALAGVALAIGTAVGTQLVSAEIGSTRQLLLIVTPIVLVGLACVLSGKRMLTGTGALLLAGVGLVLVTLNSRAPAFETWMIFATMFAGTVVYRAQHGQLARVPALLSCGFVVVAGVLVGWLYNHGEALERTWSAGWKAWSVAYLAAWVLFGIGFLLRGRRFPKALTWLGAISFSVYLLHIPLLRTVEPLVGVPPQPSSTLGRFAWTAIFLGVVLAVSYLMYRLVEMPMQRVGRRVQKAADRRWPRSVPTAPVTPAAPAQAATVLSGTSRNR, from the coding sequence GTGAATCTCATACCCCCACGCACCCAGCGGACGGCCGCCCCACCGGCCGCCGCACCCGGTGCCCGGCTCGGCTGGCTGGACGCACTCCGCGGCATAGCGGCTCTGATCGTGGCACTGCACCACTTCGACGTGCTGAGGATGCTGCCCTTCGGGGGCGTGATCTGGCGCAACTTCGACATGGGCCTGTTCGGCGTCATGCTCTTCTTCATCGTCAGCGGCTACATCATCCCGGCCTCGCTGGAGCGACGGGGCGACGTACGCGGCTTCTGGATCGGCCGGATCTTCCGGATCTACCCGGCCCTGATCGCCGCCTTCGTCCTCTCGATCATGATGCTGCCGGCCGGGGACGGCTCGGTCGCGCTGCTGCGCACCGGCGACGACCTGGCCTCGCTGGTCGCGAACGGCCTGATGCTCCAGGACCTGCTCGGCGTCATCAACGGCATGAACGTCACCTGGACGCTCTGCTACGAGATGGTCTTCTACTTCTTCGTCACCGCCCTGTTCACCCGTGGTCTGCACCGGCACAGCGGTCCGATCGCGGTGGCCCTGGCCGGCGTCGCCCTGGCGATCGGTACGGCCGTCGGCACCCAGCTCGTGAGCGCGGAGATCGGCTCGACCCGGCAGCTGCTGCTGATCGTGACGCCGATCGTGCTCGTGGGCCTCGCCTGCGTGCTCAGCGGCAAGCGCATGCTGACGGGGACGGGCGCCCTGCTGCTCGCCGGGGTCGGCCTGGTCCTGGTCACCCTGAACAGTCGGGCCCCCGCCTTCGAGACTTGGATGATCTTCGCGACGATGTTCGCCGGAACCGTCGTGTACCGGGCTCAGCACGGACAGCTCGCCCGGGTCCCGGCCCTGCTCTCGTGCGGTTTCGTCGTCGTCGCGGGTGTTCTGGTCGGCTGGCTGTACAACCACGGCGAGGCCCTGGAGCGGACCTGGTCCGCCGGGTGGAAGGCCTGGTCGGTCGCCTACCTCGCCGCGTGGGTGCTCTTCGGCATCGGCTTCCTCCTGCGGGGGCGCCGCTTCCCGAAGGCGCTGACCTGGCTCGGCGCGATCAGCTTCTCGGTGTACCTGCTGCACATCCCGCTGCTGCGCACCGTCGAACCGCTGGTGGGCGTTCCGCCGCAGCCGTCCTCGACGCTCGGCCGGTTCGCCTGGACGGCGATCTTCCTCGGCGTCGTACTGGCCGTCAGCTACCTGATGTACCGCCTGGTCGAGATGCCGATGCAGCGCGTCGGCCGACGCGTACAGAAGGCGGCGGATCGCCGCTGGCCACGGAGCGTCCCCACGGCGCCCGTCACGCCTGCGGCCCCTGCCCAGGCCGCCACGGTCCTGTCCGGTACGTCCCGGAATCGCTGA
- a CDS encoding nuclear transport factor 2 family protein produces the protein MVVAEFDYQVHHRVTGRTFEAASILVLRVRGGLIVSSRDYHDHLALIVAGGNLLQLVEALEGK, from the coding sequence GTGGTCGTCGCCGAGTTCGACTACCAGGTGCACCACCGGGTGACGGGGCGGACCTTCGAGGCCGCCAGCATCCTGGTGCTGCGCGTCCGCGGCGGCCTGATCGTCAGCAGCAGGGACTACCACGACCACCTCGCCCTCATCGTGGCAGGCGGCAACCTCCTGCAGCTGGTGGAGGCCCTGGAAGGCAAGTAG